A stretch of Lathyrus oleraceus cultivar Zhongwan6 chromosome 6, CAAS_Psat_ZW6_1.0, whole genome shotgun sequence DNA encodes these proteins:
- the LOC127094595 gene encoding uncharacterized protein LOC127094595 — protein sequence MSNKVVLIPVGSSNRRQPLLQQNKSSLKAGTRLGEAVGGTAAVCCCCPCALANIVYLAIYKVPASLCHKALKKSRQRRRRRLQSSSGEGMLPPKPMQRCTCGCCDDFGVRVHPTCSDDDDDVDVKSESLGVEEEDKEAVELEKEMWETFYGTGFWRSSSQRNKDSSSFSPSQSQRVFFTASAPNLQVPT from the coding sequence ATGTCGAATAAGGTAGTTCTTATACCGGTGGGATCTTCGAACCGGAGACAACCGCTTCTACAACAGAACAAAAGTTCGTTGAAAGCGGGGACGCGTCTCGGCGAAGCAGTCGGTGGAACCGCCGCCGTGTGTTGCTGCTGCCCATGTGCGCTGGCGAATATCGTTTACCTAGCGATCTATAAAGTTCCGGCGAGTCTTTGTCATAAAGCGTTGAAGAAGAGTAGGCAGCGTCGTCGTCGCCGTCTTCAGTCGTCATCCGGGGAAGGGATGTTGCCGCCGAAGCCGATGCAACGTTGCACGTGTGGATGTTGTGATGACTTTGGTGTTCGGGTGCATCCCACGTGTAGTGACGACGATGATGATGTGGATGTGAAAAGTGAAAGTTTGGGGGTGGAGGAAGAAGATAAAGAGGCGGTGGAATTGGAGAAAGAGATGTGGGAAACGTTTTATGGAACTGGATTTTGGAGAAGCTCTTCTCAGAGGAATAAAGATTCATCATCTTTTTCACCTTCTCAATCTCAAAGGGTGTTTTTTACTGCTTCTGCGCCTAATCTTCAGGTTCCTACCTAA